CCATTCACCGTAATCGACCTCGAGCAGGCGTTCGTCGGGTTCGGCGTCGATACCGAGCTTGTCGGCCAGCGGCGACACCGTGCGCGTGCACCGCAGCAGCGGCGAGTGCACGATGTGCTCGATCGGCAACGGCGCCAGGCGTTCTGCCACCGTCAGCGCCTGTTCGGCACCGCGTTCGGTGAGCTCCACTCCGGGGCTGCGACCGGCCAGCGTGCGCGCGGTGTTGGAGGTCGACACCCCGTGCCGCAGCAGGATCACCGTCATGGGACCAGACTAGGCGATCACGCCCGATCGGCTCGCGCAGTCACATTCCCACCACCTCGAGAACCCCGGTAGAACACCGAACATGCCTGTACAACAAGGTATTTCGCCCTCGGAGGAATCGGGACCGCGGCCCGGGCCCGAGGATGCGCGTACCTCGTGGCACTGTGGCGCTGCTCGCATCCTCCGGCGGTTCGCGAGCGGTATCCGTATCCGGGACCGGTTGTGGCCCTAGGCTCGGGCACTGTGACAAGAGCTGGGGTGGTGCGGTGATGGAACAGCGGGCGGTGGGGCGCAGTGGCCTGCGGGTGTCGCGGATGGGCCTGGCCACGCACACCTGGGGCCGGGAAACCGACGCCGAGGACGCGGCGGCGCAACTGGTGGCGTTCGTCGAGGCCGGGGGCACGCTCGTCGACACCTCCCCGGTCTACCAGGGCGGCGCTGCCCAGCGCATGCTCGGCGAACTCGTCGGTGAACTCATCCCGCGCGACGATCTGGTGATCAGCGGCTGCGCCGGGCTCGTCCCCACCCCCGGCGTCACCGATCCCGACGGGGGTCCGGCCGCCGGCCTGCACTGGGGTGTGGACGCCTCCCGGCGCACCCTGATGCGCCAGCTCGACCGCACCCTGGCCGAACTCGGCACCGACCACCTCGATATCTGGTGCGTGGCCGCCTGGGACCGCCACACTCCCCTCGACGAGATCGCGGCGACCCTCGACCACGCCGTGCGCTCGGGCAAGGTGCGCTACGCGGGCGCGCGCGGCCTGACCGCCTGGCAGCTGGCCACCCTCGCCGCGGCCGCCCCCATCGTGGCCACCCACGCCTCGTACTCACTGCTCGCGCGCGGCGCCGAATACGACCTGGTGCCCGCGGCCACCCATCACGGAGTCGGCTTGATCGCCTCCTCCCCACTGGCCGGGGGAATCCTGACCGGCAAGTACCGTGACGGTGTGCCCGCGGATTCGCGCGGAGCCGACGAGGCCACCGCCGCCGAGATCCGCGAGCGCCTCGACGAACACGCCACCCGTGTCGTGGACGCGGTGGTCACCGCCGCCGACGGCTTGGGCACCTCACCGCTCGCGGTGGCCGCGGCCTGGATCCGCGACCGCCCCGGTGTCGCCTCGATGATCGTCGGCGCCCGCGATATCGGACAGCTCACCGGAGTGCTGGCCGCGGAGACCCTCGAACTTCCGCGCGCCATCGCCGCCGCGCTCGACGACGTCAGCGGCATCTGAGACCCGCCCGTGCCGACGCCGCCGTACAGGCCGGTGGCAGCCCGTTCCCGCGACCACTTAGGCTTGCCTACATGAGGTGTCTCGACCGTGTCCGTTCGGCTCGCACCATCTCCGCGGCGGGACATACCGCGGTGACCACGCGCCCGGCCACCCGATCGCTGATCGCGCTGCTGGGCGCCGTCCTGGTGATCGCCGTGGGCGCCGGCTGCGGCGACAGCGGTGGCGGCACCGGCGATCAGCGGGGTCCGTCGACCGCCACCCTCGCCGACCTCGACCCTGCCCCGATCGGCCCGCCACCCACACCGGCGCTCCCGGTGACCGTGCACTCCTACGACGGCGCCGAGGTCACCGTCACCTCCGCGGACCGCATCGTCGCGGTGGACCGTTACGGCACCCTCGCCCAAACCGTGTGGGCCCTGGGCTTGGGCCCGAAACTGGTCGGGCGGTCGACCTCGGCGGCGTTCCCGGCGGTACGCGAGGTGCCCAATGTCGCCGGCGGCAACGGCAGTATCAATGTCGAGGCGGTCGCGGCGGCGCGGCCCACCGTCTTTCTCACCGACCCCACCAGCGCCACCCCCACCATGCGCGACCAGCTGCGCGCGCTGGGCATCACGGTCGTCTACTTCGATCCGCAGCGCACCATCGACGGTGTGGGTCCGCAGATCCAGGCCGTCGCCGACGCGCTCGGCGTGCACGAGCAGGGCGTGAAACTGGCCGAACGCAGCCGCGGTGAGATCGCCGCCGCCACCGCGGCGGTACCCGAGCACGCACCACCGCTGAAGATCGGGTTCGTCTACCTGCGCAGCACCGCGATCACCATGCTCGCGGGGCCCGGCTCCGGCGCCGACTCGCTGGTCACCGCCCTCGGCGGCGTCGACGCCGGTACCGCCGCCGGATTGAGCGAACCGTTCACCACGATCACCAGCGAGGCCATGATCGGCGCCGCACCCGATGTGCTGCTGGTGATGTCGGACGGGCTGAAATCGGTCGGCGGCGTCGCCGGGCTGGAAAAGGTGCCCGGCGTCGCGCAGACCCCCGCCGGGCGCAACCACCGTGTCGTCGACATGTCCGACGCGGTCCTGCTCAGCTTCGGCCCCGAAACCGGCCACGTCCTCGAGGCACTGTCGAAGGCCGTCTACGGCACTCGGCCCGCATGAGCGTGAGCGATTCCGCCTCGGCCGGCGGCGAGCCGGTGGCCGCACACCGCAGTGCCGATGCGGCGCGACAGCGAAGCGCCCGCGCCGATCACGACGCCGGCCCGCCCGGGGTGACCGGCGACCACGGTCCGGCCGCGCCGGCGACCGGGCCCCGGCCACGGACCGCCGTGGCCGCCGCGACGTCCCCGCCCGCCGGATCCGCCCGACGCGGCCGGTCGCGGGTGACGATCGTGTTCGTGGTGGCGATCGCCCTGCTGATCGCGCTCGCGTTGATCTCGGCCGCGGTCGGCCAGGTGCCGACCACACCATGGGAAGTCGCCGGCAGTGTGCTGCACCGCATCGGGCTCGACTGGGGTCCGATGCCGCATCATCCCGCCGGTGAGGTGACGCTGTGGCAGGTGCGGTTCCCGCGGGTCGTGCTGGCGATTCTCGTCGGCGCCGCCCTGGCCACCGCCGGTGCGCTCCTGCAGGGCGTATTCGCCAACCCGCTGGCCGAGCCCGGTGTCATCGGTGTCTCGGCGGGAGCCGCGGTCGGCGCCGGTGTGGTGATCGTGGTCGGCGGCGCGTTCGTCGCCGCTTGGTCGGTGGCCGCGGGCGCGTTCGTCGCGGGCCTGGGCACCACTCTCGCGGTGTACCTGCTGTCGCGCTCGCGGGGGCGGACCGAAACCGTGACGCTGGTCCTGACCGGTGTCGCGGTCAACGCCTTCGCCGGCGGGCTGATGTCGTTTCTGCTGTTCACCGCCTCCCCGGCGGCGCGCGATCAGATCGTGTTCTGGCAGATGGGCAGCCTCAACGGCGCCACCTGGCAGGCCGTGACGGTCGTCGCTCCACTCACCGCGGTCGGAGTCGTGGCCGCGGTACTGATGGCACCGCGGCTGGACCTGCTGGCCCTGGGCGAGGCGGCGGCCCGCCATCTCGGCGTCGATGTGGAACGGCTGCGCCGCAACGTGATCGTGGTCGTCGCCATCCTCGCCACCGCGGGGGTGGCGTTCACCGGAATCATCCTGTTCGTCGGCCTGATCGTGCCCCATGTGGTGCGCATGCTGGTCGGTCCGGCCCACCGCGTGCTGATCCCGCTGTCGGCGATCCTCGGCGCGGTGGTGCTGCTGGCCGCCGATATCGGCGCCCGCACGCTGGTGCACAACGCCGATCTCCCGTTGGGCATGCTGACCTCCCTGGTCGGCGGGCCGTTCTTCTTCTGGCTGCTGCGCCGCACCCGCGCTCGCTCGGGAGGCTGGGCATGAGCGAGCGACCGGCCGGCCCCGCGGAGGTGTCCGAGACCGTCCGGGTGCCGGCCCGCGGCGATACCGTCCCAGCCCCGTCCCCGCCGGCTCGGTCCGGCCCGGGGACCTGGGTGCGCGCGGTGGTGCGGGCACTGCGCCCCGCCCACGGGATTCCACAACCCGCGACGCCCGGCGCGGTCACCCTGGCCGCACACGGTGTGGGCGTCATCCGGGAGGGTCGCCCGGTCCTGGACGGTGTCGATCTCGAGGTCGTGGCCGGGCAGGTTCTCGCGCTGGTCGGCCCCAACGGCGCGGGCAAGTCGACACTACTGGCCGCGCTGTCGGGGGAACTCGAACCCAGCAGCGGCACGGTCGAACTCGACGGGCAGCCACTGGCGCACTGGACACCGACCGATATGGCCCGGCGGCGCGCGGTCCTGCCCCAGAACCACACCGTCGGATTCCCGTTCACCGTGCGCGAGGTCGTCGCGATGGGCCGCTCCCCGTGGGCTCGCACGGCCCGCCAGGACGCCGACGAACGCATCATGGCCGACGCCATGGCCGCCACCGATGTCGAATTCCTCGCCGCCCGCCCCTTCCCGGCGTTGTCCGGTGGCGAGCGAGCCCGCGTGGCACTGGCGCGGGTACTGGCCCAGGACACCGAGACCGTCCTGCTCGACGAGCCGACCGCGGCCCTGGATCTGGGCCATCAGGAACAGGTGCTGGGGCTGGCCGCGGCCCGTGCCCGCGCCGGCGCGGCGGTGGTCGTGGTGCTGCACGACCTCGGCCTCGCGGCCGCCTACGCCGACCGGGTAGCGGTTCTGGCCGAGGGGCGTCTCACCGCTGTCGGGGGCCCGCGCGACATCCTCACCACCGACCTGCTGACCAGTGTGTATCGCCACCCCATCGAGGTCGTCGACCACCCCGTCACCGGCGCGCAGCTGATCCTGCCGGTGCGCCGCTGAGGCACCGATCGGGCATCGGCGGGACCGCGAGCTCGTAAAACCGTGCCGGTCAGTAGATTTCGTCCGGGTCAGCCCGTCGGTCCCGAAACTCGGTGCGCCCGCGCACTGTCGGCTTCCAGCGGTTGAGGGCCGCGCGCCGCCGGGCCCCGGTTGACCGCACTCACGGCCTCACCGCCACACCAGTTTGAGTACCGCCGGAGTGAGGAGCATGCGAATGACCGTGGCGTCGAGGATCAGTGCGGCGATCATGCCGTAGGCGATGTATTTCATCAGCACCAGATCGGAGAAGCCGAATGCCCCGGTCACCACGATCAGAATCGCGGCCGCGGAGGTGATCACACCACCGGTGTGGGCGATACCGTAGCGGATCGCCTCGGCCGGCGGCGCCCCGCCCGCCCGGGCCTCGGCCATCCGAGACTGCAGGAAGACCTCGTAGTCGGTGGACAGTCCGAACAGCACGGTCACGATCAGCACCAGCACCGCGAACATCAGCGGCCCGGGAGTGAAGCCGAGCAGTCCGGCCCCGTGCCCCTCCACGAACAGCCAGGTCAAAATGCCCAGTGCCGCACCCAGACTCAGCGCACTCATCAGGACGGCCTTCAGCGCCAGCACCAGGGAACGGAACGCGATGTACATCAGCACCAGCGCGGCGGTCGCCAGGATCGTGGCCAGCAGCGGCAGTCCGGCGATGAGTCCGTGGATGGCGTCGCGTTCCAGCGCCGGCACACCGGCCACCATCACCTCCACCCCGGGTGGGTGCGCGATCGCGCGCAGTGCGGCGATGGCGTCGTCGGCGCCGGATTTGCGCACCAGGCCGGTCGAGAGCACATTGATGCCGTCGGTGGTCGGTGCCGATGCCTCGAACGGGCCGGTCAGCCCGGGGGTGAAGTTGGCCTGGAATCTGATGTCGGACAACTGTTGCGGATCGGCGCCCACCACCACCAATTTCAGTGGCTCGGTACGGAATTCGGGGAACAGCGCGTCGAATCGCTCCTGCGCCACCCGGGCCGGATTGTCGGCGGCCAGATATCGCTCGGACAGTCCGCCGAATTCGATGTTGCGGAACGGGATCAGCAGGAACAGCAGACCCGCCACCACCGGAATGATCACCCTGGCGGGATGGCGCATCGCGAAAAGCGCCAGCTTGGAGAAGAATCCGTTGTCGATCTGCTCGGCGTTGCGGACTCCGGCGAATCGGTGCCAGCCCCACAGATCGATGCGCCGGCCCACGATACTCAACGCGGCGGGCAACGCTGTCACCGACAACACAGCCGCCAGCAGCACCGAGCTGATACCGCCGTAGGGCACCGATCGCAGGACCCCGTTGGGATAGATGAACAGCGCGGCCAGACTGACCGCGATGATCGCCGCGGAGAACAGCACCGTACGCCCGGCGGTGGCGACGGTGCGCGCGGTGGCCTCCTCCACGCTGCGCCCGGCCGCCAGTTCTTCCCGGAATCGTGTCACGGCGAACAGCCCGTAGTCGATGGCCAGCCCGAGGCTGACCAATGTGACCACCGCACTGGCGAAGACGTTGACATCGATGTGATCGGTGAGCAGCTGCATGATGCCCTGGCTGCCGAGAATGGTCATCCCGCCGATCAACACCGGCAGCAGCGCCCCGACCACCCCGCCGAAGACGAAGTACAGCAGGATCGCCACCACCGGCAGTGCGATCAGCTCCGCGCGGTGGATATCGTCCTGCATGCCGATATTGATGCCTTCCACCACCGGCTGCAGCCCGGCCAGTTGCACGGTCGTGCCACCCGGTCCGGCGCCGGGGCCACTGGCACCCAGGTCGGCCCGGATGGCCAGATAGTTGTCCACCGTGGCGGTGTCGGAGCCACACAGGCCGATACTGGCGAAGGCGTGGGTGCGCGAGGCGTCGGCGAATTGGCCCATCATCGAGCCGTCGAAATAGCTGTCGATCTTCTTGATGCGGTCCGGGTAGCGGTCGCGCAGCCCCGACAGTGCCGCGGTGATCGCGTCGCGGATCGGTGGATCGTCGACGGTGTGCCCGTCGGGCGCGGTGTAGAGCACGATGACATCGGCGTCGGTATCGCGGCCGAAGGTCTGATCGGCGAGTTTGGAGGCCACCACCGATTCGCTGTGTTCGTCGAACCAGCCGCCCTGGGTCAGCCGCGATCCCAGATCGCGGCCGAAGAATCCGGAGATCGCGACGATCAGGACGAAGATCGCGAAGACGAGATATCGATGCCGATGAACGAACCTGCCCCAGCGCAGCAGAAGATCTTCGAGCATGCGCGAATCAGCCGCAGGCCGGGGTGCGGTAGTCGGCCGAACGCAAAATTCCGCACAGGTCGTTGCGCGAGATCTTCCACTTACCGTCGTTGTCGACGAAATGCACGATGGTGGTGCGCACGTTCTCCCCGGAGCCGTCCTTGTCGAGCCGCATGGTGGCGGTCAGGGTGCCGTCGTGATTGTCGAAGACCGGGTCGACGACTCCGTAGACAGCGCGCGGATTGTCGTGCAGCGCTTTGTACATGTCGGGGATGGCATCGGTGAACGCCGCGCCGTCCTCGATGAGGTCGGTGCGCTGACTGTCGGGCAGTGACGGGTCCAGCGCGCGTTTGATCTGCGCGTCCAGCTCGGGGGCCGTGGGGATCGGCGGCCGGTTGGCGCTGCTGGACGCGGCCACCTGTGCCGACGAGGTGAGCGCGGCATAGGCCGAGGAGCGGGCCGCGTCCACCGAGGCCTCGTCGGGGCCGGTGTCACAGGCGGCGATCGTCAGCGCGAGCATCGTGATTCCGAATGCGCCGTAGACCGTGCGTCGCAATGCCATTACGTCCTCGAAGGTGTCGAAAGTAACCGGTGGTTCCTACAGTCTGGCACGGGAGGTCAGCGACCCTCGATGACCGCGCTCAACCGGTTCAGCAGGGCACGCACGGTGGTGGTGGCGCCGCGCTGCTCGGACACCGGTACCGCGGTGGGAACCAGGTCGCGGACCAGCGCGCGCACACTGCGCGCGTCGTCGAGGTCGATATCGGTGACGGCGGCTTCGACCATGGCCACCACATCCTCGGGTCCGGGCACATCGGTTTCGGCATCGCTGCGGTAGATCTCGAGGGTCAAGGTGGCGCGAACCGTCCGGAAGGCGAACGGTTGTC
The genomic region above belongs to Nocardia spumae and contains:
- a CDS encoding aldo/keto reductase, with the protein product MEQRAVGRSGLRVSRMGLATHTWGRETDAEDAAAQLVAFVEAGGTLVDTSPVYQGGAAQRMLGELVGELIPRDDLVISGCAGLVPTPGVTDPDGGPAAGLHWGVDASRRTLMRQLDRTLAELGTDHLDIWCVAAWDRHTPLDEIAATLDHAVRSGKVRYAGARGLTAWQLATLAAAAPIVATHASYSLLARGAEYDLVPAATHHGVGLIASSPLAGGILTGKYRDGVPADSRGADEATAAEIRERLDEHATRVVDAVVTAADGLGTSPLAVAAAWIRDRPGVASMIVGARDIGQLTGVLAAETLELPRAIAAALDDVSGI
- a CDS encoding heme/hemin ABC transporter substrate-binding protein → MRCLDRVRSARTISAAGHTAVTTRPATRSLIALLGAVLVIAVGAGCGDSGGGTGDQRGPSTATLADLDPAPIGPPPTPALPVTVHSYDGAEVTVTSADRIVAVDRYGTLAQTVWALGLGPKLVGRSTSAAFPAVREVPNVAGGNGSINVEAVAAARPTVFLTDPTSATPTMRDQLRALGITVVYFDPQRTIDGVGPQIQAVADALGVHEQGVKLAERSRGEIAAATAAVPEHAPPLKIGFVYLRSTAITMLAGPGSGADSLVTALGGVDAGTAAGLSEPFTTITSEAMIGAAPDVLLVMSDGLKSVGGVAGLEKVPGVAQTPAGRNHRVVDMSDAVLLSFGPETGHVLEALSKAVYGTRPA
- a CDS encoding FecCD family ABC transporter permease: MAAATSPPAGSARRGRSRVTIVFVVAIALLIALALISAAVGQVPTTPWEVAGSVLHRIGLDWGPMPHHPAGEVTLWQVRFPRVVLAILVGAALATAGALLQGVFANPLAEPGVIGVSAGAAVGAGVVIVVGGAFVAAWSVAAGAFVAGLGTTLAVYLLSRSRGRTETVTLVLTGVAVNAFAGGLMSFLLFTASPAARDQIVFWQMGSLNGATWQAVTVVAPLTAVGVVAAVLMAPRLDLLALGEAAARHLGVDVERLRRNVIVVVAILATAGVAFTGIILFVGLIVPHVVRMLVGPAHRVLIPLSAILGAVVLLAADIGARTLVHNADLPLGMLTSLVGGPFFFWLLRRTRARSGGWA
- a CDS encoding heme ABC transporter ATP-binding protein; protein product: MSERPAGPAEVSETVRVPARGDTVPAPSPPARSGPGTWVRAVVRALRPAHGIPQPATPGAVTLAAHGVGVIREGRPVLDGVDLEVVAGQVLALVGPNGAGKSTLLAALSGELEPSSGTVELDGQPLAHWTPTDMARRRAVLPQNHTVGFPFTVREVVAMGRSPWARTARQDADERIMADAMAATDVEFLAARPFPALSGGERARVALARVLAQDTETVLLDEPTAALDLGHQEQVLGLAAARARAGAAVVVVLHDLGLAAAYADRVAVLAEGRLTAVGGPRDILTTDLLTSVYRHPIEVVDHPVTGAQLILPVRR
- a CDS encoding MMPL family transporter, translated to MLEDLLLRWGRFVHRHRYLVFAIFVLIVAISGFFGRDLGSRLTQGGWFDEHSESVVASKLADQTFGRDTDADVIVLYTAPDGHTVDDPPIRDAITAALSGLRDRYPDRIKKIDSYFDGSMMGQFADASRTHAFASIGLCGSDTATVDNYLAIRADLGASGPGAGPGGTTVQLAGLQPVVEGINIGMQDDIHRAELIALPVVAILLYFVFGGVVGALLPVLIGGMTILGSQGIMQLLTDHIDVNVFASAVVTLVSLGLAIDYGLFAVTRFREELAAGRSVEEATARTVATAGRTVLFSAAIIAVSLAALFIYPNGVLRSVPYGGISSVLLAAVLSVTALPAALSIVGRRIDLWGWHRFAGVRNAEQIDNGFFSKLALFAMRHPARVIIPVVAGLLFLLIPFRNIEFGGLSERYLAADNPARVAQERFDALFPEFRTEPLKLVVVGADPQQLSDIRFQANFTPGLTGPFEASAPTTDGINVLSTGLVRKSGADDAIAALRAIAHPPGVEVMVAGVPALERDAIHGLIAGLPLLATILATAALVLMYIAFRSLVLALKAVLMSALSLGAALGILTWLFVEGHGAGLLGFTPGPLMFAVLVLIVTVLFGLSTDYEVFLQSRMAEARAGGAPPAEAIRYGIAHTGGVITSAAAILIVVTGAFGFSDLVLMKYIAYGMIAALILDATVIRMLLTPAVLKLVWR